In the Leptolyngbya sp. SIO1E4 genome, one interval contains:
- the fusA gene encoding elongation factor G has product MVRTIPLDHVRNIGIAAHIDAGKTTTTERILFYSGVVHKIGEVHDGTAVTDWMAQERERGITITAAAISTNWRDHRINIIDTPGHVDFTIEVERSMRVLDGVIAVFSAVEGVQPQSETVWRQADRYQVPRIAFINKMDRTGANFLKVHEQICDRLRAPAIPIQLPIGAEDKFRGIVDLVRMKAFIYNDDLGMDIEETAIPEEVLEVSQAYRLKLLEAIAETDDIFMEKYLEAEELTEEEIVTAIRKGVIAGSLVPMLCGSAFKNKGVQLLLDGVVDYLPAPVEVPPIKGLLSNGSEATRHADDDEPFAALAFKIMADPYGRLTFIRIYSGVLKQGSYVLNATKDKKERISRLIILKADERIEVNELHAGDLGAVLGLKGTFTGDTICDLEHPIILESLYIPEPVISVAVEPKTKQDMEKLSKALQSLSEEDPTFRVSTDPETNQTVIAGMGELHLDILVDRMLREFKVEANIGAPQVAYRETIRKSSRVEGKFVRQSGGKGQYGHVVIEVEPGEPGTGFEFVSKIVGGAIPKEFVSPAEQGMKEACESGILAGYPVIDLKVTLVDGSYHDVDSSEMAFKIAGSMAMKEGVMKSSPVLLEPMMKVEVESPEDFLGDVMGDLNSRRGHIEGMGSEDGIAKVTCKVSLAEMFGYATDIRSKTQGRGIFSMEFSHYEEVPRSVAETIIAKNSGNA; this is encoded by the coding sequence GTGGTACGTACAATTCCGCTAGACCATGTCAGGAATATCGGCATTGCCGCTCACATTGACGCTGGCAAAACGACGACGACTGAGCGGATTCTTTTTTATTCTGGTGTGGTTCATAAGATCGGCGAAGTTCATGATGGAACCGCTGTGACAGATTGGATGGCTCAGGAAAGGGAGCGGGGCATCACTATCACGGCTGCCGCAATTAGCACCAACTGGCGTGACCATCGAATCAATATCATCGATACACCAGGGCATGTGGACTTCACGATTGAGGTGGAGCGCTCCATGCGGGTTTTGGATGGCGTGATCGCAGTCTTTTCGGCTGTTGAAGGAGTTCAACCACAATCTGAAACGGTTTGGCGTCAGGCTGATCGTTATCAGGTTCCCCGTATTGCCTTCATCAATAAGATGGATCGCACTGGAGCTAACTTTCTCAAGGTTCATGAGCAGATTTGTGATCGTTTGCGGGCTCCTGCCATCCCTATCCAGCTACCCATTGGTGCTGAGGACAAATTCCGAGGCATTGTTGACTTGGTTAGGATGAAAGCCTTCATCTATAACGATGATCTCGGGATGGATATTGAGGAGACTGCGATTCCTGAGGAGGTTTTGGAAGTTTCCCAAGCCTATCGTCTCAAGCTTTTGGAAGCGATCGCAGAAACCGACGATATTTTCATGGAGAAATATCTTGAAGCAGAGGAGCTAACAGAAGAAGAAATTGTCACTGCGATCCGCAAAGGTGTGATTGCAGGATCCCTTGTCCCCATGCTGTGTGGCTCTGCTTTCAAAAATAAGGGTGTCCAGCTATTGCTAGATGGAGTCGTTGACTACTTGCCAGCCCCTGTGGAGGTTCCTCCTATTAAAGGGCTGCTGTCGAATGGTAGTGAAGCTACGCGGCACGCGGATGATGATGAGCCGTTTGCAGCGCTAGCCTTCAAGATTATGGCGGATCCCTATGGGCGGTTAACGTTCATTAGGATTTACTCAGGGGTTCTCAAGCAGGGAAGTTATGTTCTGAATGCAACAAAGGATAAGAAGGAGCGCATCTCAAGGCTGATTATTCTTAAAGCGGATGAGCGTATCGAAGTCAATGAGTTGCATGCGGGTGATCTAGGGGCTGTTTTAGGGCTCAAGGGAACCTTTACTGGAGATACCATTTGTGACTTAGAACATCCGATCATTCTGGAGTCTCTCTACATTCCGGAACCAGTGATTTCAGTGGCGGTTGAGCCGAAGACTAAGCAAGATATGGAGAAGCTATCCAAGGCGCTCCAGTCTTTGTCAGAAGAGGATCCGACCTTCAGGGTAAGTACTGATCCAGAAACAAATCAGACTGTGATCGCAGGGATGGGCGAGCTGCATCTGGACATTTTGGTGGATCGGATGCTGCGTGAGTTCAAAGTTGAGGCCAATATTGGTGCACCTCAGGTTGCTTATCGTGAAACTATCCGTAAATCCTCCAGGGTAGAAGGGAAGTTTGTGCGTCAGAGTGGTGGTAAGGGGCAATATGGTCACGTTGTGATTGAGGTTGAACCGGGTGAACCAGGCACTGGCTTCGAGTTTGTTTCTAAGATTGTGGGGGGGGCAATTCCGAAAGAATTTGTTTCTCCTGCAGAACAGGGCATGAAAGAAGCTTGTGAATCTGGTATCCTAGCTGGGTATCCCGTGATCGACCTTAAGGTTACTCTGGTAGACGGTTCTTACCACGATGTAGACTCCTCAGAGATGGCATTCAAGATCGCTGGATCTATGGCCATGAAGGAGGGGGTTATGAAATCTTCTCCCGTGCTACTCGAACCTATGATGAAGGTTGAGGTCGAATCTCCTGAAGATTTTCTAGGAGATGTTATGGGTGACCTCAACTCTCGCCGTGGTCATATTGAGGGTATGGGGTCTGAAGACGGCATCGCTAAAGTGACTTGTAAAGTTTCTTTAGCTGAGATGTTTGGTTATGCCACTGATATCCGCTCCAAAACGCAGGGTCGTGGCATTTTTTCGATGGAGTTTAGTCACTATGAAGAGGTTCCTCGGAGTGTGGCTGAAACCATCATCGCTAAAAACAGTGGGAACGCGTAG
- the tuf gene encoding elongation factor Tu, with translation MAREKFERTKPHVNIGTIGHVDHGKTTLTAAITMTLAAAGGAKARNYEDIDAAPEEKARGITINTAHVEYETDNRHYAHVDCPGHADYVKNMITGAAQMDGAILVCSAADGPMPQTREHILLARQVGVPALVVFLNKQDQVDDEELLELVELEVRELLSDYEFPGDDIPIVVGSALKAVEALTANSKISRGDDEWVDKVLNLMDEVDAYIPTPERDVDKPFLMAVEDVFSITGRGTVATGRIERGIVKVGETIEIVGIRETRSTTVTGVEMFQKTLDEGQAGDNVGVLLRGVQKDDIERGMVLVKPGSITPHTTFEGEVYILKKEEGGRHTPFFAGYKPQFYIRTTDVTGEIAEYTADDGSKVEMVMPGDRIKMTVKLINPVAIENGMRFAIREGGRTVGAGVVSKIVE, from the coding sequence ATGGCACGAGAGAAGTTTGAAAGAACCAAGCCTCACGTCAACATTGGCACTATTGGTCACGTTGACCATGGCAAGACGACGTTGACTGCTGCAATCACCATGACCCTTGCTGCAGCAGGTGGCGCTAAAGCTCGTAATTACGAGGATATTGACGCTGCCCCTGAAGAGAAGGCTCGTGGAATTACTATCAACACTGCTCACGTAGAGTACGAGACAGACAATCGTCATTACGCTCACGTTGACTGTCCTGGGCACGCAGATTATGTGAAAAACATGATTACGGGCGCTGCTCAGATGGATGGTGCCATTTTGGTTTGTTCTGCGGCAGATGGTCCTATGCCTCAAACCCGGGAGCATATCTTGCTAGCCAGGCAAGTCGGTGTGCCTGCCCTAGTTGTGTTCTTGAATAAGCAGGATCAAGTAGACGACGAAGAGTTGTTAGAGCTTGTTGAGCTTGAGGTTCGTGAGCTACTTAGCGACTATGAGTTTCCTGGGGACGATATTCCCATTGTGGTAGGTTCTGCGCTGAAGGCTGTTGAAGCCCTAACGGCAAACTCAAAGATCTCCCGTGGGGATGATGAGTGGGTTGATAAGGTTCTCAACCTTATGGATGAGGTAGATGCTTATATTCCTACTCCTGAACGTGATGTCGACAAGCCTTTCTTAATGGCAGTCGAGGACGTTTTCTCCATCACTGGTCGTGGAACCGTCGCAACTGGTCGTATTGAACGGGGTATCGTTAAGGTCGGTGAAACCATTGAAATTGTGGGCATCAGAGAAACTCGTAGCACTACTGTGACGGGTGTTGAGATGTTCCAAAAGACTCTGGATGAAGGCCAAGCAGGTGACAACGTTGGTGTCCTTCTCCGGGGTGTTCAAAAGGACGACATTGAGCGTGGCATGGTTTTGGTTAAGCCCGGTTCAATTACGCCTCATACGACTTTTGAAGGTGAGGTTTACATTCTGAAGAAAGAAGAAGGTGGTCGTCATACGCCCTTCTTTGCAGGGTATAAGCCTCAATTCTATATTCGTACTACTGATGTGACCGGAGAGATTGCAGAATACACTGCAGACGACGGAAGCAAGGTAGAAATGGTCATGCCTGGTGACCGTATCAAGATGACGGTTAAGCTGATCAATCCAGTAGCGATTGAGAATGGCATGCGTTTTGCAATTCGTGAAGGGGGACGTACTGTTGGTGCAGGCGTTGTCTCTAAGATCGTTGAATAA
- the rpsJ gene encoding 30S ribosomal protein S10, with amino-acid sequence MATIQQQKIRIRLKAFDRRLLDTSCEKIVDTANRTNATAIGPIPLPTKRKIYCVLRSPHVNKDSREHFETRTHRRIIDIYQPSSKTIDALMKLDLPAGVDIEVKL; translated from the coding sequence ATGGCTACAATTCAGCAACAAAAAATTCGTATTCGTTTGAAAGCTTTTGATCGTCGCCTACTTGATACTTCTTGTGAAAAAATTGTCGACACGGCCAATCGCACGAACGCTACAGCAATTGGTCCAATTCCATTGCCGACAAAGCGTAAGATCTATTGCGTCCTACGTTCACCTCACGTTAATAAGGACTCTCGAGAGCATTTTGAAACTCGAACTCATCGTCGTATTATCGATATCTATCAGCCCTCATCAAAAACTATTGATGCGCTGATGAAGCTTGATCTGCCCGCTGGGGTTGACATTGAGGTGAAACTTTAA
- a CDS encoding LON peptidase substrate-binding domain-containing protein: protein MAFSSSLAVRELPLFPLPELVLFPGAHLPLHIFEFRYRIMMNTILQGDRRFGVLMFDPSTGQPARIGCCAEILHYQKLPDDRMKMLTIGQQRFRVLDYVREKPYRVGLVEWIEDQPSSQDLSSLVGEVDQLLRDVVHLSAKLTSREVELPNNVPNLPLELSYWIASNLYDAADEQQALLEMQDTGTRLEREAEILMTTRNHLAARTALKDVLE, encoded by the coding sequence ATGGCTTTTTCTTCTTCATTGGCCGTTAGGGAGCTTCCCTTGTTTCCTCTGCCAGAGCTTGTACTTTTTCCAGGAGCTCATCTCCCGCTCCATATCTTTGAATTTCGTTACCGGATCATGATGAACACAATACTCCAAGGCGATCGCCGGTTTGGAGTATTGATGTTTGATCCGTCTACAGGGCAACCTGCTCGTATTGGTTGCTGTGCAGAGATATTGCATTATCAGAAGTTGCCAGACGATCGCATGAAAATGTTGACAATCGGGCAACAACGGTTCCGGGTTTTAGACTATGTCCGAGAAAAACCGTACCGGGTAGGCTTAGTAGAGTGGATTGAAGATCAGCCATCGAGCCAGGATTTGTCCTCCTTAGTTGGGGAGGTTGATCAGCTTCTGCGAGATGTTGTTCATTTATCTGCTAAGTTAACGAGCCGAGAGGTAGAGCTGCCTAACAACGTCCCTAACTTGCCTTTAGAGCTGTCTTATTGGATTGCCAGTAACTTATATGATGCTGCGGATGAGCAGCAGGCCTTACTGGAAATGCAAGATACAGGGACTCGTTTAGAGCGAGAAGCCGAAATTTTGATGACGACACGCAATCATCTTGCTGCCCGCACAGCCTTGAAAGACGTTTTGGAGTAG
- a CDS encoding MotA/TolQ/ExbB proton channel family protein gives MGATDGLMGSLVALPLLVTSLTSMILIFERLWFWNRIARRQRSLISGVLDSYSQNPQTALLKLKKNADLPASRIFLAALTLPEATPEEFRIALESAAQGELPLLQRFSTALNTIVGIAPLLGLLGTILGLMQSLAALELGQGGSENTLQVTAGIDEALISTAVGLAIAISTLVFANVFQGLYRRQRAFLQEAGGQLELLYRRQYRHFFKEHRAQPQSNRPKPSSS, from the coding sequence ATGGGTGCAACGGACGGGCTAATGGGAAGTTTAGTGGCGCTGCCGCTTTTGGTAACGTCGCTCACGTCTATGATTCTAATCTTTGAACGCTTATGGTTTTGGAATCGTATTGCCCGACGGCAGCGATCGCTGATTAGCGGAGTCTTAGACAGCTATAGCCAAAACCCCCAAACAGCCCTCTTAAAGCTTAAGAAAAATGCTGATCTGCCTGCATCCCGTATTTTCCTGGCAGCTTTAACGCTTCCCGAAGCCACACCAGAAGAGTTCCGCATTGCCCTTGAAAGTGCGGCTCAAGGAGAACTGCCCCTGCTACAGAGATTCAGCACAGCTCTTAATACAATCGTAGGGATTGCCCCTCTATTGGGGCTATTAGGCACAATCTTAGGGCTGATGCAATCCCTGGCAGCCCTTGAATTGGGACAGGGAGGAAGCGAGAACACCTTACAGGTAACAGCGGGGATTGATGAAGCTTTAATTTCAACTGCTGTAGGATTAGCCATCGCCATTAGCACTTTAGTCTTTGCTAATGTCTTCCAAGGGCTTTATCGTAGGCAGCGAGCTTTTTTACAGGAGGCAGGTGGGCAGCTAGAGCTACTCTATCGTCGACAGTATCGGCACTTCTTTAAAGAGCACCGTGCTCAACCGCAATCAAACCGTCCTAAACCAAGTAGTTCTTGA
- a CDS encoding DUF2993 domain-containing protein: MLGGLTGFTDNKQKDMGERMLNAVATQSIRHLFTQCGDLEVVIRCSPPSKLLQGSIDSFKMRGSDLVIRREFQTSEMAFETDAVAIDLGAALAGKIKLRQPTQAIAHVVLTETAINQAFEAELVKPRLQNLEAPALTRLSGGEPVSFRDVSLVLHPNQQVTVLATTDLPNRSDIPIRMKATLEIQKRKRLLFAEPQAVLDEIPEDIRPLSQLLTDALAEILNNMVDLDKFNLSGITLRLNRLETSGKRLIFSGYAQIDHFPEI; this comes from the coding sequence ATGCTAGGTGGCCTGACCGGCTTCACTGACAACAAGCAAAAGGATATGGGCGAGCGGATGCTCAATGCCGTTGCGACCCAATCCATCCGCCATTTGTTTACGCAGTGTGGCGACCTTGAAGTCGTTATTCGATGTTCACCACCCAGCAAGCTGTTGCAGGGCTCTATTGACAGCTTTAAGATGCGCGGCAGCGATTTGGTTATCCGCCGTGAGTTTCAGACATCAGAGATGGCGTTTGAAACTGATGCGGTTGCGATCGATTTAGGGGCCGCTTTAGCCGGCAAGATTAAGCTCCGGCAACCGACTCAGGCCATTGCTCATGTTGTCCTCACAGAGACAGCTATTAATCAAGCATTTGAAGCAGAACTGGTGAAGCCTCGCCTGCAAAATCTTGAAGCGCCTGCCCTAACACGGCTTTCTGGGGGAGAACCCGTTTCCTTTAGAGATGTCAGCTTGGTGCTACACCCCAACCAGCAGGTGACCGTACTTGCCACCACTGACTTGCCAAATCGTTCCGATATTCCAATTCGGATGAAGGCCACGTTGGAAATTCAAAAACGGAAGCGGCTCTTGTTTGCAGAACCGCAAGCTGTATTGGATGAAATCCCTGAGGATATACGACCGCTATCGCAGCTTTTAACAGATGCACTGGCCGAGATTCTCAATAACATGGTGGATCTGGACAAATTTAATCTGAGTGGAATTACACTACGTCTCAACCGCTTAGAAACCTCTGGAAAACGACTCATATTCAGTGGCTATGCCCAGATTGATCACTTTCCTGAGATTTGA
- a CDS encoding alpha/beta hydrolase, whose amino-acid sequence MKRSPLPVLFAPTHPHPGKPLMVLLPGLDGTGKLFAPQVETLSRHFDLRCLSIPEDNRQGWEELATTIVNLIHHEHEQQARAIYLCGESFGGCLALQVALTAPALLNRLVLINPASSLRLQIWSRWMPQAAAYIPEWLYNTSGALAFPLLADFERICAHWQRTFIDTVRPISRDCVIWRLRMLQSFEVSASRLQRLTMPTALIASGRDRLLPSCQEVERLKQLLPDAVTHCFPDSGHVCLLEQAISLAQCLGSLDFLPRSSSIKV is encoded by the coding sequence ATGAAGCGATCGCCCTTACCGGTATTGTTTGCGCCAACTCACCCTCACCCAGGAAAGCCGTTGATGGTGCTTTTGCCAGGACTTGATGGAACTGGCAAGCTATTTGCTCCTCAGGTTGAAACGCTCTCTCGTCATTTTGATCTCCGCTGTCTGTCTATCCCTGAAGACAACCGCCAAGGGTGGGAAGAACTCGCTACGACGATTGTCAATCTAATTCATCATGAGCATGAACAGCAGGCTAGGGCTATCTATCTGTGCGGTGAATCTTTTGGAGGTTGCCTAGCGTTACAGGTTGCGCTGACGGCACCCGCATTGCTGAATCGACTCGTTTTAATCAATCCGGCGTCTTCGTTACGTCTGCAAATCTGGTCGCGGTGGATGCCCCAAGCAGCCGCATACATTCCAGAATGGCTTTACAATACATCTGGTGCGTTAGCGTTTCCGCTGTTGGCGGATTTTGAACGAATATGTGCCCATTGGCAGCGAACCTTTATTGATACCGTTCGCCCAATTTCCCGAGACTGTGTTATCTGGCGATTGAGAATGCTGCAAAGTTTTGAAGTGTCAGCAAGCCGATTACAGCGGTTGACGATGCCCACAGCCTTGATTGCCAGCGGGCGCGATCGCCTCTTACCGTCTTGTCAAGAAGTTGAACGCCTAAAGCAGTTACTCCCTGATGCCGTCACGCATTGTTTTCCAGATAGTGGACATGTGTGCCTCCTAGAGCAGGCAATCAGTTTGGCTCAATGCCTTGGAAGCCTTGACTTTTTACCCAGATCTTCTTCAATCAAAGTGTAG
- a CDS encoding 1-acyl-sn-glycerol-3-phosphate acyltransferase, with translation MNAASLSFGSSLNRPEPLELSQGMLRLIGTRLSVEGRHHIPTRAPLIVISNHRSPLDAPALMAALECNVAFACHQYMANVPVLRDVVDQFGAFPLGTPRQFFYQACRRLRHRHAIGLFPEGAKPMVTVQPPRLMNPFQRGFAHLALRAPVSPLAVLPVALVSDDEGFESPIPLKLLGWFDPSEPLFQQTGGHPIVFYRKLTIKIGTPIWITPHDRRNYQGRQGSQQAQQLTEACWTAVHDLLHG, from the coding sequence ATGAATGCTGCCTCACTCTCCTTTGGGTCATCGCTTAATCGTCCGGAACCGCTGGAACTCTCTCAGGGAATGTTGCGGTTAATCGGAACGCGGTTAAGCGTTGAGGGGCGGCACCATATTCCCACCAGGGCTCCGCTAATTGTCATCAGCAATCATCGCAGCCCTCTCGATGCACCGGCGTTAATGGCGGCGTTAGAGTGCAATGTTGCCTTTGCCTGCCATCAATATATGGCTAATGTGCCGGTGTTGCGAGATGTGGTTGATCAGTTCGGAGCATTCCCTTTAGGGACACCCCGGCAATTCTTTTACCAGGCTTGTCGGCGCTTGCGTCACCGTCACGCTATTGGATTGTTTCCAGAGGGCGCAAAACCCATGGTGACCGTCCAACCTCCACGTCTGATGAATCCATTTCAGCGGGGATTTGCGCATCTAGCGCTACGGGCACCCGTGAGCCCACTTGCGGTGCTCCCTGTGGCCTTAGTCTCTGACGACGAAGGGTTTGAATCCCCCATTCCCCTCAAGCTGTTGGGATGGTTTGATCCCAGTGAACCGTTGTTTCAGCAAACCGGTGGGCATCCAATCGTGTTTTATCGAAAGCTCACCATAAAAATTGGGACACCCATCTGGATAACGCCCCACGATCGCCGCAACTATCAGGGACGTCAGGGCAGTCAACAAGCCCAACAGTTAACAGAAGCTTGTTGGACAGCAGTGCATGATTTGTTGCATGGCTAA
- a CDS encoding NYN domain-containing protein: MLNNHDMLGQDPIFTPEQVLENRGRVAIFIDGSNLFYAALQLGIEIDYTKLLCRLTAGSRLFRAFFYTGVDRGNEKQQGFLLWMRRNGYRVIAKDLVQLPDGSKKANLDVEIAVDMMALVGFYDTAVLVSGDGDLAYAVDAASYRGARIEVVSLRSMTSDSLINVSDRYIDLEAIKEDIKKPPRHNGYTYRPLSVHEEEEIKTQSS, from the coding sequence ATGCTGAACAACCATGACATGCTAGGTCAGGATCCGATTTTCACCCCTGAACAGGTACTGGAGAATCGTGGTCGTGTGGCGATATTTATCGATGGCTCCAATTTGTTCTATGCGGCTCTGCAGCTAGGCATTGAAATTGACTACACCAAGCTTCTCTGTCGGCTGACAGCCGGTTCTCGCCTTTTTCGTGCATTCTTTTATACAGGCGTCGATCGCGGCAACGAAAAACAGCAGGGCTTTTTACTGTGGATGCGACGCAATGGTTATCGTGTGATTGCAAAAGACTTGGTGCAATTGCCTGATGGCTCTAAAAAAGCCAACCTAGATGTTGAAATAGCCGTCGACATGATGGCGCTAGTTGGCTTTTACGATACTGCTGTTTTAGTCAGCGGTGATGGAGATTTGGCCTATGCCGTAGATGCTGCGAGTTACCGGGGGGCCAGAATCGAGGTTGTGAGTTTGCGATCGATGACCAGTGATAGTCTGATCAACGTATCCGATCGCTACATTGATTTAGAAGCCATCAAAGAAGATATTAAAAAGCCCCCGCGCCACAATGGCTACACATATCGTCCCCTCTCCGTACACGAAGAGGAAGAAATCAAGACCCAGTCATCATAA
- the lptC gene encoding LPS export ABC transporter periplasmic protein LptC, giving the protein MKRGYWWGLAAVIVCVAVAVGFRTWRSPDFGDYVSDEQQDALEAGLALRDVTLEQQDDNGQLLWRVHADEVTYSPDQESANLVNLEGELYQDGELLYEVKADRGVIRDNGQVIFLRENIVANGIQNQMVLKGDTLEWRPEEAIMIVRDGLTGAHPQLRAQANEARVYDREQRMELNGEVIATTVVENPEVDPWLKLQGNLLEWRWETAEIGSDQPIRVERFENETITEMLAGQQGLVELSENQVTLTEDVIMQLIDIPLDIATDRAVWDVDEQKINVDRPVEIVNSQEKVTLTAQQGQLDLAEEVVYLTQDVLVVAEENNSRLTTNRLTWNLVDQTVLAEGAVDYRQGEPQVTVRGPRAKGRIEAQTVVVDGGRVVTEIVPDTD; this is encoded by the coding sequence ATGAAACGAGGCTACTGGTGGGGGCTAGCGGCAGTCATTGTGTGCGTGGCCGTTGCAGTCGGTTTCCGGACTTGGCGAAGCCCCGATTTTGGGGACTATGTTTCTGACGAACAGCAAGATGCGTTGGAAGCTGGGCTAGCGCTGCGGGATGTCACTCTAGAGCAGCAGGACGATAACGGGCAGCTGCTGTGGCGAGTACATGCCGATGAAGTGACCTACAGTCCTGATCAAGAGTCTGCTAACTTAGTGAACCTGGAAGGGGAGCTGTATCAAGATGGTGAACTGCTATATGAAGTGAAGGCAGATCGCGGCGTCATTCGTGACAATGGCCAGGTCATCTTCCTGCGGGAAAACATCGTGGCAAACGGCATCCAAAATCAGATGGTGCTTAAGGGCGATACCCTTGAGTGGCGCCCCGAGGAGGCCATCATGATTGTGCGAGATGGGCTGACGGGTGCTCACCCTCAACTTAGGGCCCAGGCTAATGAAGCTCGCGTATATGACCGTGAGCAGCGCATGGAATTAAATGGTGAAGTGATTGCAACGACCGTGGTCGAAAATCCTGAGGTAGATCCTTGGCTGAAACTGCAAGGTAACCTTCTGGAGTGGCGTTGGGAAACCGCGGAAATTGGCAGTGATCAACCGATTCGAGTAGAGCGCTTCGAAAACGAAACCATCACTGAGATGTTGGCTGGCCAACAAGGCCTGGTTGAACTGTCTGAAAATCAAGTAACCCTCACGGAAGACGTGATTATGCAACTCATCGATATTCCACTAGACATTGCGACGGATAGAGCTGTTTGGGATGTCGATGAGCAGAAAATCAATGTGGATCGCCCGGTTGAAATCGTCAATAGTCAGGAAAAGGTCACGTTGACGGCCCAGCAAGGCCAGCTGGATTTAGCTGAGGAAGTTGTTTATCTGACGCAAGATGTCTTGGTGGTTGCTGAAGAAAACAACAGCCGTTTGACCACCAACCGTTTGACCTGGAACTTAGTCGATCAGACAGTTCTGGCTGAAGGAGCCGTAGACTATCGACAAGGGGAGCCCCAGGTGACAGTGCGAGGTCCTAGGGCGAAGGGACGCATTGAAGCGCAGACCGTGGTAGTCGATGGAGGTCGGGTTGTGACCGAAATTGTTCCTGATACCGACTGA
- a CDS encoding GTP-binding protein yields the protein MDNSKHGLPVTIITGFLGSGKTTLLNHILSNQEGLKTAVLVNEFGEIGIDNDLLITAEDNDDTMVELSNGCICCTINNDLMEAVYKVLERQDKIDYLVVETTGLADPLPIALTFLGTELRDMTRLDSIVTVVDAENYSLDLFNSQAAYNQIAYGDIILLNKTDLVNRADLDLLEVKIRDVKEGARILRTNHAQVSLPLILSVGLFESDQYFAADNGHAHGHDHGHDHAHHDHDHHDHDHHDHSDCDHEHGHCEHEHDHGHEHHHHHSDHLAMDGFTSLSFASDRPFAIRKFQYFLDNQLPETVFRAKGILWFEESPKRHIFHLSGKRFSLDDDEWKGTPKNQVVLIGQNLDHDTLREQLNHCLCVPSPS from the coding sequence ATGGACAATTCTAAGCATGGCCTGCCTGTTACCATCATCACCGGCTTTTTAGGCAGTGGTAAGACGACGCTGCTAAACCACATTCTAAGCAATCAGGAAGGTCTGAAAACAGCCGTGCTGGTGAATGAATTTGGTGAAATTGGAATCGACAATGACCTGCTCATTACCGCCGAAGATAATGATGACACGATGGTGGAACTCAGCAATGGCTGTATCTGCTGCACCATCAACAATGATCTGATGGAAGCGGTCTACAAGGTTCTAGAGCGACAAGACAAGATTGATTATCTGGTGGTAGAGACAACTGGGTTGGCGGATCCCTTACCCATTGCGCTGACCTTTCTCGGGACTGAATTGCGGGACATGACTCGCCTCGACTCTATCGTGACGGTCGTAGACGCCGAGAACTATAGCTTAGATTTGTTTAACAGTCAGGCAGCCTATAATCAAATCGCCTACGGCGATATCATCCTGCTCAATAAAACTGACTTGGTGAATAGGGCTGATTTAGATCTGCTGGAAGTCAAAATTCGCGATGTGAAGGAAGGTGCCCGTATCCTTCGCACAAATCACGCCCAGGTTTCTCTACCGCTTATCCTCAGCGTGGGCTTGTTTGAGTCAGATCAGTATTTTGCAGCCGATAACGGTCACGCTCATGGGCATGACCATGGTCACGATCACGCTCATCACGATCACGACCATCACGATCACGACCATCACGATCATTCTGACTGCGATCACGAGCATGGTCACTGTGAACATGAACATGATCATGGCCACGAGCATCATCACCACCACTCCGATCATTTAGCGATGGATGGATTTACATCACTGTCCTTCGCGAGCGATCGCCCCTTTGCTATTCGCAAGTTTCAGTATTTCCTAGACAACCAATTGCCGGAAACTGTTTTCCGAGCCAAAGGCATTCTTTGGTTTGAGGAAAGCCCTAAGCGACATATCTTTCACTTAAGTGGCAAGCGCTTTTCTTTAGATGATGATGAATGGAAAGGTACCCCTAAGAATCAGGTTGTGCTCATTGGTCAGAACTTAGATCACGATACTTTGCGTGAGCAGCTCAACCACTGTCTGTGTGTGCCGTCTCCGAGTTGA